The DNA sequence TCGAACTCGATCGCGACCCCGTCACGCTCCAGCCTCTGCTGGGGTTGAACAGGAGTAATGAGTGGCAAGACATCGTCACACTGTCCCTCGTACCAGTACAGCATCCCGGCAAGGAGCAGCCCCATCAGCATTGCAACAAAGGATCCTTTGACGATTGAGACGTTCACTGCACATCCCTCCTGGACCACCGGCGTGGCGCGGTGGCAGTTTTATTTTTTTGTACGGTGCGGGCCCTGGGTTCGGGCCCGCCCCTCTATCGCAGGCACAGCGTTGTCAAGGTGCTGGCGGTGGTGCCGGTGCCGGTGCCGGTTCAGGTTCGTTGGTCACCCGCAGGATTCCCCAGAGACCGCCAACGTTGCCGAAAGCAGTGTAGTCACGCATCAGGTAGTCGCCGGGAACTGCATTGGCCCCCCCGGCACTGGGCAGCATGAAGCTGAAGTGCGCGGCCGGCAGGACGCTTTCCTGCGCGCCGATGTACATCGCCATCGGGTTGAAACCGAAGCGCACCGACCCGATCCCCGGCGAAGGCAACGGGAAGCCAGCGGCGTCGGACTTCTCGGCTTGCAGCGCATGCAGCGGCCAGACGTGACCGTCGAGCTGGAAGGTCGAGCCGCGACTGCCGCCGCTGGGCATCAGCACATGGCTGCGGAACGGCTGGCCAGGCTTGGCATAGAACACCGGGGTGACCGGATCGCCGCCGACCAGGGCGTTGCTGTAGGCCATGTGGGCGTTGGGCACATCCGCCCAGCCATGGCCGTCGGCATGCCCGAAGGGCGCGTCCGGTGCCAGGCCGAAGCGGTACCACAGCGGCTCGCTCTTGTAGTTGATGGCCATGCCGGAGTTGTCTTTCGGATCGTTGGGTATGCCCATGCCTTCAGGCGCCATGTTCTCCACCGGACGGCCGTTGGCCCAGCGCATGTTCAAGGCCTTCTGCCAGACCATCGCGAAGTCGCGATAGGCCGTCTGCCCCGGAGCCTGCACCGTGGCCGAGGCACGGCTGCGCGCATCTTCGGTCCAGGTCGCCCCCACCGGCAGGACGCTCATGGCAGCGGCCAGGCCTTTCTGCGGTTGCTTGATCATGTCGGCCGCCAGCAGGTTCAGCCCGCCGAACTCGATGGCCGTGGCGTTGATGTTGTCGACGCTGCGCCCCAGTTGCGATACCGGTTTGCCTTCGCGCTCCAGGTGCCCGGCGTAGTACTGGTAGGTCCGGGTCGAGTACGCGCCGTTGCCGGTGCGCGGTGCCACGGTCTGCACCGGGTTGATGCCGACGTTGGCGCCATCGGACTTGGTGATGTCGTAGGCCAGCAACTGGGCGTGCAAGCCGACATGGCTCGACGGCCGCATCAGGTTGTTGTTGAAGGTGGTCGCTCCGTTCGAACTGAAGCGGTCGCGCTTGACCAGGCCTTGCATGATTGCCGTGGTGGGCAGATCCGGCATGACCGAGGGCAGGCGGTTTTCCAGGGTGATGTTGATGCAGTCACCGGATGCGGCGCGCAACACCAGCGGTTCGATCGGCACCCCGGCCTTGAGCTTGCCGGTCAGCGGGTCGAGGTCGGCCTTGCGCACGTACAGGATCGCGGTCGGGTCATGCAGCGGCCCGGATTGGCCACCGATGGTGAAGGTCTCGCCATCTTCGGGGTCGAAAATGGTGGCCTGGGGGATGCTGGTCGGCCGCGAGTTGAACACCAGGGTGCCACCGGCGGGGTTCAGCGGCCCACCCACATGCTGGCCGGTTCCGGCGGCATCACCGATAGTCAGCCCCAGGGGATTGCTCAGGATATCGTTGGCCAGGGCGGCGACCACTTCATAGTTGCGCTGTGGCGTCGGCCGCGTGCCGATCCCGGTCGGGTTGGCGCTGTAACGTGGGCAGATACCGTTGAAAGCAACCGTATTGCGGGCGGCCATGGGCTTGGGATTGTTCGGCAAGGCGAACAGATCGTTACGGCTGGCGGTGTAGTTGCGCATGACGCCCCAGATACCGCTCCAGTAGCCTTCGAGCGATGCATCCATCGAGTACAGGTAGTCGCCGGTGGTGGCCGCCGAACTGGACATCATCGCCACCGGTGCCATGAAGCCCAGCTGCTCGGAGGTGCCGACCATCTGCGACGCGCGCCAGCCCGAGTTGGAGCTGTTGCCGAAGCCCGTGCCGTTCTGCAGCCACTTGACGCCGTGCAGGGTCACGTTGTGCTCCTCTTCATAGCCGCCAGCGATGACCCGCAGCCGCACGTTGTCACCCGAATAGGTGCGCAACATGGGCGTGAACGGATCACCGGGCTCGTCGCCACCGCGGTTGATGTGCGGCGGGAACACCGTGGTGCCGCCGGTTGGCCCGGTGGCGGCGGTGATTGCGCTGGGTGCCAGGTTGAGCGCGGCAATGGCGCGGTCGGTACGGCTCTGCAAGGCGTAGGCGAGGTCGCCGGCCATGCCGTCGGCCTGCATGCCGGGCTTGCCGTCCGGTGCCGTGCGGTTTGGATCGTAGACGCGCAGACCCACCGGCTCGTTGCGGTAATTGACCACGAACATGCCCGGGTCATCGACCGAGATCGCCTGCGGGCAAGGCCGGTTCGGGCAACCGAGGATTTGCCCGCCGGTCACTTCGGTCGTCGACTCCAGCAGGTTGTCGGCGTTCTTGCGCACCGGCGGGTTGATCGCGTAGCGGAAGCTGTCGGCGGTCACCGGGAAGGCGTTGCCGTCAGGTACGCCGTTGGGGCCGGCGCCGACATAGACACCGGCCTCGTAGGCGTGCTGGAAGTCGCTGTACTCCAGGAAGAACTCACGGAAGCTGTCGTTGCGACCATCGCCATCGAGGTCGCCAGTCGAAACCACGGCCTGCCATGAGGTCGGCCCGCCATCCTGGCGCGTACCCAACGGCTCGCCGGTTTCGGCGTGGAACCAGGTGGAGCCGGCAGGTTCGGCCAGCACAGTGGCATACAGCCCCAGTTGCTGGTGCGTCGATGGGCCGAGGTGATCGTGAGTGAAGATAGTGCCCAGGCCACGGTCGATATTGCGCACGTTGACCACGGGATCGACGAACCAACGCTGCATGGCGGTCCGCGCACCGACCCAGTCGGCCCGCCCGTATTGCCCGAAGAACGGATGGTTCTTCGCTTGCGGGCAGGTCGCCGTACCGTCGCGCGGATCGGGCTGTTGGCATCCGTTGAACTCGCGAATGGCGTGGATGCGCTCGACCACCGTGGCTGGCGACAGAATGCCGTCCTCGTAGTTCCAGCCATTGGACGCACCATCGGCTGCGGTCAGGTCCCACTTGGGCAGGTGGATATGCTGGCCGATCACATCGGTCGGCGTGCGCACCTGATAGTCGTCCAGCTCGTAGTACGACGGGATCAGGTTGGTGTGCTGGTACATCACGCAGTCGAAGGTATTGGTGCGCATGACCAGAGGTTCCGGCGGCCGCTGCTTGTTGATGACCGCCCAGGCATCCTCCCAGAGCGAAATCATCCGTTGCTGCGGGAAGTGGTAGCCGACCTTGTTGAACACGGCGTCGAACTGAATGTTGGCACCTTTATAGATACGCGGGTGATCGGCGGAGAACGGCGAGGCGCCGGTGAACGACATGCCATCGATACGCTCGCCACTGTTGAAACTCCCCATGCCTGCGCTGGTGGTCAGGCGCTTTTGCCGGTCGTCCATGCACGGTTCGAAGAACGGCGCACCGGCCACCGGCGTCGCGCCGTTGGTGCGATAGGCACGCGGTTGCACCACGCCGCCTGGCAACACGGCGAAGCTTGGATGCTCGGGCCTGGAGTGGAAAATCATCGCCGCCTGTTCGACGTCGTTGCCCTCCTCCGGCAGATACACAGGCTTGGCCCGGGTGACACGCTTGGACAAGTCCAGGGCGCTGGTGATGACTTCTGCCACGCCCCCAGCGGCCACGCCGTCCAGGGCATGGCGTGGCAGGCCGCCATCCCAGCCGGCGACCTGATTGGGGTCCAGGTTCGCCCACAAGGCCTTGCCGCTGTCTTTCAGGGCCTGGGCCTTGGCCGGGTCGAGCATGTCCAGCGGTGGCGTCGGTGGCCGTTGGCCGACGGTGCTCTCGATGCCACCGATCCAGAATGGATAACCCGGGTTCTTCAGGGTGCCGTCACCATTGCGGTTGGCTTCGCTGCGATCGACCAGCGCTACTGAGCCGATCACCGCCGGTTCGCTGTTGGCGATCAAGCGTTCACCGAACTTGGGCACCACCGCGACCTTGCCCGGCATCGGCGGCATGGCCTTGCCGGGCAACGGCACCACGGCCGGAATCGGCGTACCGGCAACGATCTCGCCATCGGGCAAGGCCCGTGCTCCGGCCGCAGGTTTACCGCTGCGCAGCGCAAAGGGCGTGGTGTGATAACCGTCCTCGCCTTGCTGGGATACTTCAAGCCGCGTGCCCTCCTCGAACACATCGTGCACGCGCCACATGCTCCACATGCCTTGGGCGAAGTGCGGATAGAAGTGGCAGTGGTAGATCGAGTCGCCCGACACCCGGTTGCGGTTGCCCGAACCGCCGTTGGCGATTTCATAGGTGTAGCCGGCCCCTGGGCCTATGCCCTGCGCATCCATGTAATCGGAGTTGTCGTCATTGGGGTTGAACAGCCACTGGTGACCGTGCAAGTGGAAAATGTGTTGTTCGTAACCGTTGTGACTGTTGCGGAATTTGACGAAGTCGCCGATGTAGCTGTGGTTGACGTTCGAGGGTTCAGACGGGAACAGCGCCATCGAGGCCTTGATCCCGACCTGGTCGGCCGGCGGCACCTGGCCGGGAGACAAACGCTCCAGGCCGACGTTGGCCGGCACGTCCACCAGCATGGCGACATCGCCGACGGTGTGGGCGCTGAGGAAGAACTCTTCATAGGCACACGACAGGCAGTCGTGCATCGGCCCGACCCCCAGACGGTTGGCAATGACCTCGGCACCGATGCCGCCCGAGCCATAGTTGATCATGAACGAGTCACGGGTCGGCTCGAGCATGTGAGCCATGACCGGGTCCGCCCAGTAACCGGGGAAGGCCTGGGTGACGGCGGTTTCATCGTTGAACACCGCGGCGAAGTCACGGAACGGCTCGAGCCGGTTAGGGATGGCAGGGTTGCGCTTGCCCTGGCTTTCCAGCGGGTAAGTCGATGGTGGGAAGCTGCCGTCGGCGTTGGGCCCCAGGACGATGGCATCGGTTTCGCTGGAAATGATTTCGTTGCCGTCGACCATGCTCAGGATCGGCGTGCCGGCCTTGCCTTCGCTGATCCAGGGTTGGCGTTGCGGGAAGCGGCTTTCGTAGTTGACGATCGGCTGCCCGGCGGGTGTTCGGCCGCTGCTGGCCAGGCGCATTTCTTCTTCAGTGACGACGTTGCGGTAGGTCTTGCCGCCCTTGGGCACGACCACCACCTGGGCGAACAGACCGTTGGCAACGTTGCCGGCGGTGCCTTCGCCACCGAAGGTGGCGCCAAGGCTGCTGGCAGCAAAGGCGCCTTCGCGCTCGGCGTATAGGGTGTAGGAACGACTGGCGCCCGGGGCGAGGAGGAAATTGCCGTTGCGGCCGGTGTTGGCGGAGATGTCTTCGATGCTGCTCAACGCCTGCATGCCGTTGACCACGAACCCTACATGGCGATCGGTGACCTGGGCATCGACGCCATGTTCGTCCTCTTCCCCGCCCAGGTGCTTGTTGGGGTTGGCCTGGTGGGTCAGCAGGTTCTGCAGGTTGATGGTCAGGCAATCGCCCGCCGCGACGCGCAGTACCATCG is a window from the Pseudomonas sp. LS1212 genome containing:
- the mnxG gene encoding manganese-oxidizing multicopper oxidase MnxG is translated as MKWHTQPHRLINLSLLAVALLGTGSFAEAAARCERTLVANVVAFDQPLMFNRLGAQNVNGMIFALRRDVVDEHNVPLTQGGAAVPGKVTLRPDKRPRPMVLRVAAGDCLTINLQNLLTHQANPNKHLGGEEDEHGVDAQVTDRHVGFVVNGMQALSSIEDISANTGRNGNFLLAPGASRSYTLYAEREGAFAASSLGATFGGEGTAGNVANGLFAQVVVVPKGGKTYRNVVTEEEMRLASSGRTPAGQPIVNYESRFPQRQPWISEGKAGTPILSMVDGNEIISSETDAIVLGPNADGSFPPSTYPLESQGKRNPAIPNRLEPFRDFAAVFNDETAVTQAFPGYWADPVMAHMLEPTRDSFMINYGSGGIGAEVIANRLGVGPMHDCLSCAYEEFFLSAHTVGDVAMLVDVPANVGLERLSPGQVPPADQVGIKASMALFPSEPSNVNHSYIGDFVKFRNSHNGYEQHIFHLHGHQWLFNPNDDNSDYMDAQGIGPGAGYTYEIANGGSGNRNRVSGDSIYHCHFYPHFAQGMWSMWRVHDVFEEGTRLEVSQQGEDGYHTTPFALRSGKPAAGARALPDGEIVAGTPIPAVVPLPGKAMPPMPGKVAVVPKFGERLIANSEPAVIGSVALVDRSEANRNGDGTLKNPGYPFWIGGIESTVGQRPPTPPLDMLDPAKAQALKDSGKALWANLDPNQVAGWDGGLPRHALDGVAAGGVAEVITSALDLSKRVTRAKPVYLPEEGNDVEQAAMIFHSRPEHPSFAVLPGGVVQPRAYRTNGATPVAGAPFFEPCMDDRQKRLTTSAGMGSFNSGERIDGMSFTGASPFSADHPRIYKGANIQFDAVFNKVGYHFPQQRMISLWEDAWAVINKQRPPEPLVMRTNTFDCVMYQHTNLIPSYYELDDYQVRTPTDVIGQHIHLPKWDLTAADGASNGWNYEDGILSPATVVERIHAIREFNGCQQPDPRDGTATCPQAKNHPFFGQYGRADWVGARTAMQRWFVDPVVNVRNIDRGLGTIFTHDHLGPSTHQQLGLYATVLAEPAGSTWFHAETGEPLGTRQDGGPTSWQAVVSTGDLDGDGRNDSFREFFLEYSDFQHAYEAGVYVGAGPNGVPDGNAFPVTADSFRYAINPPVRKNADNLLESTTEVTGGQILGCPNRPCPQAISVDDPGMFVVNYRNEPVGLRVYDPNRTAPDGKPGMQADGMAGDLAYALQSRTDRAIAALNLAPSAITAATGPTGGTTVFPPHINRGGDEPGDPFTPMLRTYSGDNVRLRVIAGGYEEEHNVTLHGVKWLQNGTGFGNSSNSGWRASQMVGTSEQLGFMAPVAMMSSSAATTGDYLYSMDASLEGYWSGIWGVMRNYTASRNDLFALPNNPKPMAARNTVAFNGICPRYSANPTGIGTRPTPQRNYEVVAALANDILSNPLGLTIGDAAGTGQHVGGPLNPAGGTLVFNSRPTSIPQATIFDPEDGETFTIGGQSGPLHDPTAILYVRKADLDPLTGKLKAGVPIEPLVLRAASGDCINITLENRLPSVMPDLPTTAIMQGLVKRDRFSSNGATTFNNNLMRPSSHVGLHAQLLAYDITKSDGANVGINPVQTVAPRTGNGAYSTRTYQYYAGHLEREGKPVSQLGRSVDNINATAIEFGGLNLLAADMIKQPQKGLAAAMSVLPVGATWTEDARSRASATVQAPGQTAYRDFAMVWQKALNMRWANGRPVENMAPEGMGIPNDPKDNSGMAINYKSEPLWYRFGLAPDAPFGHADGHGWADVPNAHMAYSNALVGGDPVTPVFYAKPGQPFRSHVLMPSGGSRGSTFQLDGHVWPLHALQAEKSDAAGFPLPSPGIGSVRFGFNPMAMYIGAQESVLPAAHFSFMLPSAGGANAVPGDYLMRDYTAFGNVGGLWGILRVTNEPEPAPAPAPPPAP